In one Variovorax sp. V213 genomic region, the following are encoded:
- a CDS encoding Lrp/AsnC family transcriptional regulator, giving the protein MNVDSVSLDEHCLKILSALQHDGRQTVQQISEAVGLSPTPCWKRIKEMEAAGVIRGYTTRVDPELVGLHVSAVAEVNLDRHSEAMVQRFEEVVAASPQIIRCVSATGPADYILHVTVPDMKHYERFLHEVLFSLPGVTHVRSSIVLREIKSEVALPLGHLLGAKTGPSPSRR; this is encoded by the coding sequence ATGAACGTTGATTCTGTTTCTCTTGACGAGCATTGCCTCAAGATCCTTTCTGCGCTGCAGCACGACGGGCGGCAAACCGTGCAGCAGATTTCCGAGGCCGTCGGGCTCTCGCCCACGCCCTGCTGGAAGCGCATCAAGGAGATGGAGGCCGCCGGCGTGATCCGCGGCTACACCACGCGGGTCGACCCGGAACTGGTGGGCCTGCACGTCTCCGCCGTGGCCGAGGTGAACCTCGACCGCCACAGCGAGGCGATGGTGCAGCGCTTCGAGGAGGTGGTGGCCGCGAGCCCGCAGATCATCCGCTGCGTGTCGGCCACCGGGCCCGCGGACTACATCCTCCACGTGACCGTGCCGGACATGAAGCACTACGAGCGCTTCCTGCACGAGGTGCTCTTCAGCCTGCCGGGCGTGACGCACGTGCGCTCGAGCATCGTGCTGCGCGAGATCAAGTCGGAGGTGGCGCTGCCGCTCGGCCACCTGCTCGGCGCGAAGACGGGCCCGTCGCCTTCGCGGCGCTAG